A single region of the Streptomyces sp. NBC_01803 genome encodes:
- a CDS encoding methyltransferase domain-containing protein, translated as MSEAVYTHGHHESVLRSHRWRTAENSAAYLLPELRPGLSLLDLGCGPGTITADLAERVAPGPVTAVDHAPDILPAAEAAARARGLTGVRFVTADAHALDFPDDSFDVVHAHQVLQHLGDPVRALRETRRVCRPGGVVAAREADYAAMTWYPLLPGLDEWLALYRRVARANGGEPDAGRRLLSWAREAGFTDVTATASVWCFATPEDRAWWSGLWADRTTASVYADLAVAGGHATPADLRRVADAWRAWGERDDGWFTVVHGEVLCRAG; from the coding sequence ATGTCGGAAGCCGTTTACACCCACGGGCATCACGAGTCGGTGCTGCGTTCCCACCGCTGGCGCACCGCGGAGAACTCCGCGGCCTATCTGCTGCCCGAGCTGCGCCCCGGGCTGTCCCTGCTCGACCTCGGCTGCGGTCCGGGCACCATCACCGCCGATCTGGCCGAACGGGTCGCGCCGGGGCCGGTCACGGCCGTGGACCACGCGCCGGACATCCTGCCCGCCGCCGAGGCGGCGGCGCGGGCGCGCGGTCTGACCGGGGTCCGGTTCGTCACGGCGGACGCGCACGCGCTGGACTTCCCCGACGACTCCTTCGACGTGGTCCACGCGCACCAGGTGCTCCAGCACCTCGGCGACCCGGTGCGGGCGCTGCGCGAGACGCGCCGCGTGTGCCGGCCGGGCGGGGTGGTGGCGGCCCGCGAAGCGGATTACGCGGCCATGACCTGGTATCCGCTGCTGCCCGGCCTCGACGAGTGGCTGGCCCTCTACCGCCGGGTGGCCAGGGCGAACGGCGGCGAGCCGGACGCCGGCCGCCGCCTGCTGTCCTGGGCGCGCGAGGCGGGCTTCACGGACGTCACCGCGACGGCCTCGGTGTGGTGCTTCGCCACTCCTGAGGACCGCGCCTGGTGGAGCGGCCTGTGGGCGGACCGCACCACGGCCTCGGTCTACGCCGATCTGGCGGTGGCCGGCGGCCACGCCACCCCGGCCGACCTGCGCCGCGTCGCGGACGCCTGGCGCGCGTGGGGCGAACGGGACGACGGGTGGTTCACGGTCGTGCACGGCGAGGTCCTCTGCCGCGCCGGGTGA
- a CDS encoding DoxX family protein yields MTSTPSRLAPLGLAAVLGVMGFLHVRTPKHFDSLIPERLPGDARTWTYASGVVEVACAAAVAVPATRRAGALASAALFVAVFPGNVKMARDWSGRGTTLRTLAYARLPLQVPLVQWALKVRREA; encoded by the coding sequence ATGACCAGCACCCCCAGCCGCCTCGCGCCCCTCGGGCTCGCCGCCGTCCTCGGCGTGATGGGCTTCCTGCACGTCCGGACGCCGAAGCACTTCGACTCGCTCATCCCGGAACGGCTCCCCGGTGACGCCCGCACCTGGACCTACGCCAGCGGCGTCGTCGAGGTGGCCTGCGCGGCGGCCGTCGCCGTCCCGGCCACCCGCCGCGCGGGCGCCCTGGCCTCGGCCGCGCTGTTCGTCGCGGTCTTCCCCGGTAACGTCAAGATGGCGAGGGACTGGAGCGGGCGCGGCACCACCCTCCGCACCCTCGCCTACGCCCGGCTGCCCCTGCAGGTGCCGCTGGTCCAGTGGGCCCTGAAGGTGCGCCGCGAAGCGTAG
- a CDS encoding anthrone oxygenase family protein has translation MAILVVLTASVALLTAALMAGIFLSFTLSVLPGLDAIEPEHSVRAMRSMNDSILNPAFLTTFMGVPVAAVATGALLLLLGHRAAGLVFLAAAAVYVLGVFLPTAAVNVPLNDTLAAAGDHPADAAGVWADFSPRWGRWNAVRSASSAVTLLLIGLALYLWARSDA, from the coding sequence ATGGCGATCCTCGTAGTCCTCACCGCGTCCGTGGCCCTGCTGACCGCCGCCCTCATGGCGGGAATCTTCCTGTCGTTCACGCTGTCCGTGCTGCCCGGTCTCGACGCGATCGAGCCGGAGCACTCGGTGCGGGCGATGCGGAGCATGAACGACAGCATCCTCAACCCGGCGTTCCTGACCACCTTCATGGGGGTCCCGGTCGCGGCGGTGGCCACCGGGGCGCTGCTGCTCCTGCTCGGCCACCGGGCGGCGGGCCTGGTGTTCCTCGCCGCCGCGGCCGTCTACGTGCTGGGCGTGTTCCTCCCCACGGCGGCGGTCAACGTCCCGCTGAACGACACCCTGGCCGCCGCCGGCGACCACCCCGCCGACGCGGCCGGGGTCTGGGCCGACTTCTCCCCACGCTGGGGCCGCTGGAACGCGGTGCGGTCCGCGTCCAGCGCGGTGACCCTGCTGCTGATCGGGCTGGCCCTGTACCTGTGGGCGCGATCCGACGCCTGA
- a CDS encoding DUF5107 domain-containing protein: MARTGTTTIRRGTLTLPVAALGPENPLPALLPPAGAPAARSGPGRRQRGHAPLTSVLPVRLRDGYGRRRVDTELDVVVIENDRLSVTVLPGFGGRIHSLRHKPTGRDLLYTNPVLQPVNRALNGAWFSGGIEWNIGAHGRSTLACAPVHAAVVAAPDGGRMLRLWEWERLRDTPFQVDLWLPDGSDFLHVGVRVRNPHERTVPLSWWSSAAVPEGPGTRVLAPADEAWQVGPEREPRRLPVPGDPLAGAHPADWFYEIPPGTRPWIAAFDQHGDGLAQTSTAALRGRRLSTWGTGPAGRRRQRRLTEENAPGHAEIQAGPASHGHGHVPLRAGEELSWLEAYGPLTAASRDEAERRLAAALPEEALRAAYAAWLPYADLDPKEILHTGSGWGALEVERGGFELPGTPFDPAALGPEQRPWLELLRGGRLPEEDFAPERPPGPSLVSRPWRERLEYVADGPLTYYHLGVAQWHAGDRAQARRSWERSLAAAKSPWALRCLAVAHACADHPERAAAYALAATELALDTASVPIPALAALAREAVPALLAVGRAAEARGVLDRLPPGVRRAGRFRLLDVRVLIAEGERAAARAAFDAGFDVADLRDDDESLARAWAALTDEPLPERYDFGAGPVA; encoded by the coding sequence ATGGCACGGACCGGCACGACGACCATCCGCCGCGGCACACTGACCCTGCCCGTCGCGGCCCTCGGCCCCGAGAACCCGCTGCCCGCGCTGCTGCCGCCCGCCGGCGCCCCGGCCGCCCGCTCCGGCCCCGGCCGCAGGCAGCGCGGCCACGCGCCGCTGACCTCCGTCCTGCCGGTCCGGCTGCGCGACGGCTACGGCCGCCGCCGCGTCGACACCGAGCTGGACGTCGTCGTCATCGAGAACGACCGCCTGTCCGTCACCGTCCTGCCCGGCTTCGGCGGCCGGATCCACTCCCTGCGCCACAAGCCCACCGGCCGCGACCTGCTGTACACCAACCCCGTGCTCCAGCCGGTGAACCGCGCGCTCAACGGGGCCTGGTTCTCCGGCGGCATCGAGTGGAACATCGGCGCCCACGGCCGCTCCACCCTCGCCTGCGCCCCCGTCCACGCGGCCGTCGTCGCCGCGCCGGACGGCGGGCGGATGCTGCGGCTGTGGGAGTGGGAGCGGCTGCGGGACACGCCGTTCCAGGTGGACCTGTGGCTCCCGGACGGCTCGGACTTCCTGCACGTCGGCGTCCGCGTGCGGAACCCGCACGAGCGGACCGTTCCCCTCTCGTGGTGGTCGAGCGCCGCCGTTCCCGAGGGGCCCGGCACCCGCGTCCTGGCTCCCGCTGACGAGGCGTGGCAGGTCGGGCCCGAGCGCGAGCCGCGCCGCCTCCCCGTGCCCGGCGACCCGCTGGCCGGGGCCCACCCGGCCGACTGGTTCTACGAGATCCCGCCCGGCACCAGGCCGTGGATCGCCGCCTTCGACCAGCACGGCGACGGCCTGGCCCAGACCTCGACCGCCGCCCTGCGCGGGCGGCGGCTGTCCACCTGGGGCACCGGCCCCGCCGGGCGGCGCCGGCAGCGCCGGCTCACCGAGGAGAACGCCCCCGGCCACGCGGAGATCCAGGCCGGACCGGCGAGCCACGGCCACGGCCACGTGCCGCTGCGCGCGGGCGAGGAGCTGAGCTGGCTGGAGGCGTACGGCCCGCTGACGGCCGCGTCCCGCGACGAGGCCGAGCGGCGCCTCGCGGCGGCGCTCCCGGAGGAGGCGCTGCGGGCGGCCTACGCGGCCTGGCTGCCCTACGCGGACCTCGACCCGAAGGAGATCCTGCACACGGGCAGCGGCTGGGGCGCGCTGGAGGTGGAGCGCGGCGGGTTCGAGCTGCCCGGCACGCCGTTCGACCCGGCCGCGCTCGGCCCCGAGCAGCGGCCCTGGCTGGAGCTGCTGCGTGGCGGGCGGCTGCCCGAGGAGGACTTCGCCCCCGAGCGGCCCCCGGGCCCGAGCCTGGTCTCCCGCCCCTGGCGCGAGCGGCTCGAATACGTGGCGGACGGCCCGTTGACCTACTACCACTTGGGCGTCGCCCAGTGGCACGCGGGCGACCGCGCGCAGGCGCGGCGGAGTTGGGAACGGTCGCTGGCCGCCGCGAAGAGCCCCTGGGCGCTGCGCTGCCTGGCGGTCGCGCACGCTTGCGCCGACCACCCGGAGCGCGCCGCCGCATACGCCCTGGCCGCCACCGAGCTGGCGCTGGACACGGCCTCCGTGCCGATCCCGGCGCTGGCGGCGCTGGCCCGGGAGGCGGTGCCCGCGCTGCTGGCGGTGGGCCGGGCCGCCGAGGCGCGCGGCGTGCTGGACCGGCTGCCTCCGGGGGTCCGGCGGGCGGGTCGGTTCCGGCTGCTGGACGTGCGGGTCCTGATCGCGGAGGGCGAGAGGGCGGCGGCGCGGGCCGCGTTCGACGCGGGCTTCGACGTCGCGGACCTGCGCGATGACGACGAATCCCTCGCCCGGGCCTGGGCGGCCCTCACCGACGAGCCGCTGCCCGAGCGATACGACTTCGGGGCGGGGCCGGTGGCGTAG
- a CDS encoding CBS domain-containing protein, producing the protein MTTAADIMNPGAQWIPATETLDRAAQVMRELDVGALPVSDENERMCGILTDRDIVVGCVAAGHDPTQVTAGELCKGTPRWVSSDATVAEVLQEMETHQIRRLPVIDGNKRLVGMISEADLARTLTDDQIAQFVERIYA; encoded by the coding sequence ATGACCACCGCTGCCGACATCATGAATCCGGGTGCCCAGTGGATTCCCGCGACCGAGACGCTCGACCGCGCCGCGCAGGTGATGCGCGAGCTCGACGTGGGGGCGCTGCCCGTCAGTGATGAGAACGAGCGCATGTGCGGCATCCTCACCGACCGCGACATCGTCGTGGGCTGTGTCGCGGCCGGGCACGATCCGACGCAGGTGACCGCGGGCGAGCTGTGCAAGGGCACGCCGCGCTGGGTCAGCAGTGACGCGACCGTCGCCGAGGTGCTCCAGGAGATGGAGACCCATCAGATCCGGCGACTGCCGGTGATCGACGGGAACAAGCGCCTGGTCGGCATGATCAGCGAGGCGGACCTCGCCCGTACGCTGACCGACGATCAGATCGCCCAGTTCGTCGAGCGGATCTACGCCTAG
- a CDS encoding DinB family protein gives MTDEPPQTISDPRELLASYLDHYRAVVLEKLDGLGETDLRTSRLPSGWTPLELLWHLAHVERRWLVWGFLGAKVPDPWADRGPDDRWAVPAGMTTAEVVARFRQECARSREIIAGAALTDPAPPHSERFAPGTPRPALSWILFHLLQEYARHAGHLDIVRELTDGATGE, from the coding sequence GTGACCGACGAGCCTCCCCAGACGATCAGCGACCCGCGCGAGCTCCTCGCGTCCTACCTCGACCACTACCGGGCCGTGGTCCTGGAGAAGCTGGACGGCCTCGGCGAAACGGACCTGCGCACCTCGCGGCTGCCCAGCGGCTGGACCCCGCTGGAGCTGCTGTGGCACCTCGCGCACGTCGAACGCCGCTGGCTGGTCTGGGGCTTCCTCGGCGCGAAGGTCCCCGACCCCTGGGCCGACCGCGGCCCGGACGACCGCTGGGCGGTGCCGGCCGGCATGACCACGGCCGAGGTCGTCGCCCGCTTCCGCCAGGAGTGCGCCCGCTCCCGCGAGATCATCGCCGGCGCCGCCCTGACGGACCCGGCGCCGCCGCACAGCGAACGCTTCGCGCCCGGCACCCCGCGCCCGGCCCTGAGCTGGATCCTCTTCCACCTCCTCCAGGAGTACGCCCGGCACGCCGGGCATCTCGACATCGTCCGGGAGCTGACCGACGGCGCCACCGGCGAGTGA
- a CDS encoding prolyl oligopeptidase family serine peptidase — protein MKRQEPYGSWPSPIDAALVAAHDGAPEYLGAVGAELWWTAPRPAEGGRRALLRLTGDGGGPVSVLPPPWNVRNRVIEYGGRPWAAVPREQGGPLAVFTHFADQRLYAVEPDGDPAPRPLTPVSDIGGGLRWCDLRIVPEWGEVWCVLEEFTGEGPGDLRRVPVAVPLDGSAAGDRSAIRELDGDRHRFVTGPRLSPDGRRAVWLAWDHPRMPWDGTELKIADVTGTPPRLTAVRTLVGGPEESIAQADWAPDGTLLAATDRTGWWNLHRVDPDTGHAVNLCPLDEEFAGPLWRVGPGWFAPLADGTVAVVHGRGDARLGLLDPDTGDLADVPGPWTEWSPALAVQGTLVSGIAAGPHRDHEIVSLDTATGHCRVVAEPHHDAVDPAYYPEPVARVLPGPGGREIHAHVYPPRNPEARGPDGAAPPYVIWAHGGPTSRASLVLDLEIAYFTSRGIGVAEVDYGGSTGYGRAYRNRLREQWGVVDVEDCAAVARALAAEGTADPARLAIRGGSAGGWTVAASLVSPTAEGLYVCGTIKYPILDLTGWAIDETHDFESHYLETLVGPLREVPERYRDRSPVHHADRITVPFLLLQGLDDPICPPAQAERLLAAVAGRGVPHAYLTFPGEGHGFRRAATIARAIEAELALYLRAFGIDRPGAPALDLGGAGP, from the coding sequence ATGAAACGACAGGAGCCTTACGGTAGTTGGCCGTCGCCCATCGATGCGGCGCTGGTCGCCGCGCACGACGGCGCGCCCGAGTACCTGGGAGCGGTCGGCGCCGAGCTGTGGTGGACCGCGCCCCGGCCCGCCGAGGGCGGGCGGCGGGCGCTGCTACGGCTGACCGGTGACGGCGGCGGGCCGGTGTCCGTCCTTCCGCCGCCGTGGAACGTCCGCAACCGCGTGATCGAGTACGGCGGTCGGCCCTGGGCCGCCGTGCCGCGCGAACAGGGCGGCCCGCTCGCCGTGTTCACCCACTTCGCCGACCAGCGCCTGTACGCCGTGGAGCCCGACGGCGACCCGGCGCCGCGCCCGCTCACGCCCGTCTCGGACATCGGCGGCGGATTGCGCTGGTGCGACCTGCGGATCGTGCCCGAGTGGGGCGAAGTGTGGTGCGTGCTGGAGGAGTTCACCGGGGAGGGGCCGGGCGATCTGCGGCGGGTCCCGGTGGCCGTGCCGCTGGACGGCTCGGCGGCGGGCGACCGTTCCGCCATCCGGGAGCTGGACGGTGACCGGCACCGTTTCGTCACCGGGCCGCGCCTGTCCCCGGACGGCCGCCGGGCGGTCTGGCTGGCGTGGGACCACCCGCGCATGCCGTGGGACGGCACCGAGCTGAAGATCGCGGACGTGACCGGCACGCCGCCCCGCCTCACGGCCGTCCGCACCCTCGTCGGCGGCCCCGAGGAATCCATCGCCCAGGCCGACTGGGCGCCGGACGGCACCCTGCTGGCCGCCACCGACCGCACCGGCTGGTGGAACCTCCACCGGGTCGACCCGGACACCGGCCACGCGGTCAACCTCTGCCCGTTGGACGAGGAGTTCGCCGGGCCGCTGTGGCGTGTCGGCCCCGGCTGGTTCGCGCCCCTGGCCGACGGGACCGTCGCCGTCGTCCACGGCCGGGGCGACGCCCGGCTGGGCCTCCTCGACCCGGACACCGGCGATCTGGCGGACGTGCCGGGGCCGTGGACCGAGTGGTCGCCGGCGCTCGCCGTCCAGGGCACCCTCGTCTCCGGCATCGCGGCCGGTCCGCACCGCGATCACGAGATCGTCAGCCTCGACACCGCCACCGGCCACTGCCGGGTGGTGGCCGAGCCGCACCACGACGCCGTCGACCCGGCGTACTACCCCGAGCCGGTCGCCCGCGTCCTGCCGGGCCCCGGCGGCCGGGAGATCCACGCGCACGTCTACCCGCCCCGCAACCCCGAGGCGCGGGGCCCGGACGGCGCGGCGCCGCCGTACGTCATCTGGGCGCACGGCGGCCCGACCTCGCGCGCCTCGCTGGTGCTGGACCTGGAGATCGCCTACTTCACCTCGCGCGGCATCGGCGTCGCCGAGGTCGACTACGGCGGCTCCACCGGCTACGGCCGCGCGTACCGGAACCGGCTGCGCGAGCAGTGGGGCGTCGTGGACGTCGAGGACTGCGCCGCCGTCGCCCGCGCGCTGGCCGCCGAGGGCACCGCCGATCCGGCGCGGCTGGCCATCCGGGGCGGCAGCGCCGGCGGCTGGACGGTGGCCGCCTCACTGGTCTCGCCGACCGCCGAGGGCCTGTACGTCTGCGGCACGATCAAGTACCCCATCCTCGACCTGACCGGCTGGGCGATCGACGAGACCCACGATTTCGAGTCCCACTACCTGGAGACGCTGGTCGGCCCGCTGCGGGAGGTCCCCGAGCGGTACCGCGACCGGTCCCCGGTGCACCACGCCGACCGGATCACCGTGCCGTTCCTGCTGCTCCAGGGCCTGGACGACCCGATCTGCCCGCCCGCGCAGGCCGAACGGCTGCTCGCCGCCGTCGCCGGGCGCGGCGTTCCCCACGCCTACCTGACCTTCCCGGGCGAGGGCCACGGCTTCCGCCGCGCCGCCACCATCGCGCGCGCGATCGAAGCCGAACTCGCCCTCTACCTCCGAGCGTTCGGCATCGACCGGCCCGGCGCCCCAGCTCTCGACCTCGGCGGGGCCGGCCCGTGA
- a CDS encoding M20/M25/M40 family metallo-hydrolase, with amino-acid sequence MADHIDQRALDEVVRFTSDLIRFDTTNRGGGDGVERPAAEYVAERLADAGIEPLVLEKAPGRTNVVARIAGTDPSADALLVHGHLDVVPADPDEWTVPPFSGEIRDGVVWGRGAVDMKDSDAMVLAVVRAWARAGVRPRRDIVLAFTADEEDTAQFGSNFLVTTRPELFDGCTEAVGESGAYTFHPGDGRRIYPVAAGERGTSWLALTARGRAGHGSKINPENAVTRLAAAVTRIGEHTWPVRLTPTVRAALVELTALYGLPLPDLDGEVAGATVDDLLARIGPAAGLVAATVRNSANPTMLDAGYKLNVIPGSATAYVDGRVLPGGDDEFMATLDRLTGPDVEWTYAHREIPLEAPVDAPAFAVMREALSHFDPGAHVIPYCMSGGTDAKQFSRLGMRSYGYMPLRLPEGFDYQAMFHGVDERVPVAALHFGTHVLDRALRAL; translated from the coding sequence ATGGCTGACCACATCGACCAGCGGGCTCTGGACGAGGTCGTCCGCTTCACCTCCGACCTGATCCGTTTCGACACCACCAACCGCGGTGGCGGCGACGGCGTCGAGCGGCCCGCCGCCGAGTACGTCGCCGAGCGGCTCGCGGACGCCGGGATCGAGCCGCTGGTGCTGGAGAAGGCGCCCGGCCGGACCAACGTCGTCGCCCGGATCGCCGGCACGGACCCGAGCGCCGACGCGCTGCTCGTGCACGGCCACCTCGACGTGGTGCCCGCGGACCCGGACGAGTGGACGGTTCCCCCGTTCTCCGGCGAGATCCGCGACGGCGTCGTCTGGGGGCGGGGCGCCGTGGACATGAAGGACTCCGACGCCATGGTGCTCGCCGTCGTCCGCGCCTGGGCGCGGGCGGGCGTGCGGCCCCGGCGCGACATCGTGCTCGCGTTCACCGCCGACGAGGAGGACACCGCCCAGTTCGGCTCGAACTTCCTCGTCACCACCCGCCCCGAACTGTTCGACGGCTGCACCGAGGCGGTGGGGGAGTCCGGCGCCTACACCTTCCACCCCGGGGACGGCCGCCGCATCTACCCGGTGGCGGCGGGAGAGCGCGGCACGTCCTGGCTCGCGCTGACCGCGCGGGGCCGGGCGGGGCACGGCTCCAAGATCAACCCCGAGAACGCCGTCACCCGGCTGGCCGCCGCCGTCACCCGGATCGGCGAGCACACCTGGCCGGTGCGGCTGACGCCGACCGTGCGGGCGGCCCTCGTGGAGCTGACGGCGCTCTACGGCCTGCCGCTGCCCGACCTCGACGGCGAGGTGGCGGGAGCGACCGTGGACGACCTGCTGGCCCGCATCGGCCCGGCCGCCGGCCTGGTCGCCGCGACCGTCCGCAACAGTGCCAACCCCACGATGCTGGACGCCGGTTACAAGCTGAACGTGATCCCGGGCAGCGCGACCGCGTACGTCGACGGGCGGGTCCTGCCGGGCGGCGACGACGAGTTCATGGCCACACTCGACCGGCTGACCGGCCCCGACGTGGAGTGGACCTACGCGCATCGCGAGATCCCGCTCGAAGCGCCGGTGGACGCCCCGGCGTTCGCCGTGATGCGCGAGGCGCTGTCGCACTTCGACCCCGGCGCGCACGTGATCCCGTACTGCATGTCGGGCGGCACCGACGCCAAGCAGTTCTCCCGCCTGGGGATGCGGAGTTACGGGTACATGCCGCTGCGGCTGCCCGAAGGCTTCGACTACCAGGCGATGTTTCACGGCGTGGACGAGCGCGTCCCGGTCGCCGCTCTGCACTTCGGCACTCACGTCCTCGACCGCGCGCTGCGCGCCCTGTGA
- a CDS encoding M55 family metallopeptidase, which translates to MTKILISADMEGATGVTWPADCLPGRPEWQRCRPMFTSDVNAAIAGFFDGGADEVLVNEAHMSMRNLLLEQLDERASMLTGRHKALSMVEGVQHGDVDGIAFVGYHTGAGDEGVLAHTYLGNSLTGVFVDGVRASEGLLNSLVAAEYGTPVVLVTGDDRACADARGYAPEAPTVAVKDYVSRYAAVCRPPARTAADIRAAAAKAVTFAVRREPAAPAPRTVEIEFDAEHLAGAATVVPGVEQTGPRRVAYTAPDMYEGIRCFKAVTTLVSAAVEEWYG; encoded by the coding sequence ATGACCAAGATCCTCATCTCGGCCGACATGGAGGGGGCCACCGGGGTGACCTGGCCCGCTGACTGTCTGCCCGGGAGGCCGGAGTGGCAGCGGTGCCGGCCGATGTTCACCTCCGATGTGAACGCCGCCATCGCCGGGTTCTTCGATGGCGGGGCCGATGAGGTCCTCGTCAACGAGGCTCATATGTCCATGCGGAACCTGCTGCTCGAACAGCTCGACGAGCGGGCGAGCATGCTCACCGGGCGGCACAAGGCGCTCAGCATGGTCGAAGGGGTGCAGCACGGCGACGTCGACGGCATCGCCTTCGTCGGCTACCACACCGGCGCCGGGGACGAGGGCGTGCTCGCGCACACCTACCTGGGGAACTCGCTGACCGGCGTCTTCGTGGACGGAGTGCGGGCCAGTGAGGGGCTGCTCAACTCGCTGGTCGCCGCCGAGTACGGCACGCCCGTCGTCCTGGTCACCGGTGACGACCGGGCCTGTGCCGACGCGCGCGGTTACGCGCCCGAGGCGCCGACCGTCGCCGTCAAGGACTACGTCTCCCGCTACGCCGCCGTCTGCCGCCCCCCCGCCCGCACGGCCGCCGACATCCGGGCCGCCGCCGCCAAGGCCGTCACGTTCGCCGTCCGGCGCGAGCCCGCCGCGCCCGCGCCGCGTACCGTCGAGATCGAGTTCGACGCCGAACACCTCGCCGGTGCCGCCACCGTCGTGCCCGGCGTGGAGCAGACGGGCCCGCGCCGGGTGGCGTACACCGCGCCGGACATGTACGAGGGAATCCGCTGTTTCAAGGCCGTCACGACCCTGGTATCCGCCGCCGTGGAGGAATGGTATGGCTGA
- a CDS encoding SRPBCC family protein, whose translation MAQVEVVARRDITAKPDDVLDAIADYRQTHPRLLPEQFKDYEVREGGDGEGTVLFFRLHATSKRVRECLLDISEPADGTLVETDRNSTLVTTWTVAPGEGAEGARSRVTIRSTWEGAGGIGGVFERIFAPRALAGIYDQVLANLASEVEKPAG comes from the coding sequence ATGGCACAGGTCGAGGTCGTCGCGCGGCGCGACATCACCGCGAAGCCGGACGACGTGCTCGATGCGATCGCCGACTACCGTCAGACGCATCCCCGACTGCTCCCCGAGCAGTTCAAGGACTACGAGGTCCGGGAGGGCGGTGACGGCGAGGGGACCGTTCTCTTCTTCCGGCTCCACGCGACCTCCAAGCGGGTGCGTGAGTGCCTGCTCGACATCAGCGAGCCCGCGGACGGCACGCTGGTCGAGACCGACCGCAACTCCACGCTGGTCACCACCTGGACCGTGGCCCCCGGGGAGGGCGCCGAGGGCGCCCGCTCCCGGGTGACCATCCGCTCCACGTGGGAGGGCGCGGGCGGCATCGGCGGCGTGTTCGAACGGATCTTCGCGCCGCGCGCCCTCGCCGGCATCTACGACCAGGTGCTGGCCAACCTCGCCAGCGAGGTGGAGAAGCCGGCCGGCTAA
- a CDS encoding Rv2578c family radical SAM protein gives MRWNNLSLGDDGGDTPAAPPALFGGADVVTRTIDTPEFRGITFHEVRARSIVNRVPGASRMPFDWTVNPYRGCSHACVYCFARKTHSYLDLDTGVGFDSQIVVKVNAPDLLRRELGARRWAGEHIAMGTNVDCYQRAEGRYRLMPGIITALRDYANPFSILTKGTLILRDLELLRQAAAVTDVGISVSVGFTDPSLWRTVEPGTPAPERRLDMVRTLAEHGLSCGVLMAPVIPYLSDSPARLRETVRAIAAAGATSVTPLALHLRPGAREWFMSWLARHHPHLVRRYEVLYAGGSYAPKWYQRRITGHVHELAAEYGMGPTRRGAHRALPVRDPEPAPASAARPEPGATQLTLL, from the coding sequence ATGCGGTGGAACAACCTGAGCCTGGGCGACGACGGCGGCGACACCCCCGCCGCGCCTCCCGCGCTCTTCGGCGGCGCCGATGTCGTCACCCGGACGATAGACACGCCCGAGTTCCGCGGGATCACGTTCCACGAGGTGCGGGCGCGTTCGATCGTCAACCGGGTGCCGGGCGCCTCACGGATGCCCTTCGACTGGACCGTCAACCCGTACCGGGGCTGCTCGCACGCCTGCGTGTACTGCTTCGCCCGGAAGACCCACAGCTATCTCGACCTGGACACCGGGGTCGGGTTCGACTCGCAGATCGTCGTCAAGGTGAACGCCCCCGACCTGCTCCGTCGCGAGCTCGGCGCCCGGCGCTGGGCGGGGGAGCACATCGCGATGGGCACCAACGTCGACTGCTACCAGCGCGCGGAGGGCCGCTACCGGCTGATGCCCGGCATCATCACGGCGCTGCGCGACTACGCGAACCCGTTCTCGATCCTGACCAAGGGCACGCTGATCCTGCGCGATCTGGAGCTGCTGCGGCAGGCCGCCGCCGTCACGGACGTGGGGATCTCGGTCTCGGTCGGCTTCACCGACCCGTCCCTGTGGCGCACGGTCGAGCCGGGCACGCCGGCCCCCGAGCGGCGGCTGGACATGGTGCGGACCCTGGCCGAGCACGGCCTCTCCTGCGGCGTGCTGATGGCACCGGTGATCCCCTATCTGTCCGACTCGCCCGCCCGGTTGAGGGAAACGGTCCGCGCGATCGCGGCGGCCGGCGCGACCTCCGTGACGCCGCTGGCCCTCCATCTGCGCCCGGGCGCCCGGGAATGGTTCATGAGCTGGCTGGCCCGGCATCACCCGCACCTGGTCCGCCGGTACGAAGTGCTGTACGCGGGCGGCTCGTACGCCCCCAAGTGGTATCAGCGACGGATCACCGGCCACGTGCACGAACTGGCCGCCGAGTACGGCATGGGCCCCACCCGCCGGGGCGCCCACCGCGCCCTGCCGGTGCGGGACCCGGAGCCCGCCCCCGCGTCCGCCGCCCGGCCGGAGCCCGGTGCCACGCAGCTCACGCTCCTATGA
- a CDS encoding lasso peptide biosynthesis PqqD family chaperone — protein sequence MSLRLRRDITARDTGTGMVLLDERKGRHWQLNATGALVLRALLGGATPEEAADRLAADRSVAREQATADVGALIERLTSVRLAEPVTDH from the coding sequence TTGAGCTTGCGCCTGCGCCGTGACATCACGGCCCGCGACACCGGCACCGGAATGGTCCTGCTCGATGAACGCAAGGGCCGACACTGGCAGTTGAACGCGACCGGCGCCCTGGTGCTGCGTGCCCTGCTGGGCGGCGCCACGCCGGAGGAGGCCGCGGACCGGCTCGCCGCCGACCGCTCCGTGGCGCGTGAACAGGCCACGGCGGACGTCGGGGCCCTGATCGAGCGGCTCACCAGCGTCCGGCTGGCCGAGCCGGTGACCGATCACTGA